In Lolium perenne isolate Kyuss_39 chromosome 5, Kyuss_2.0, whole genome shotgun sequence, the sequence TCGcccccttccgccgccgccgccgccgccatcacgctctcctccgcctccgccttcgctCTCCTCCGTCGTCGCCGTCGCGCTCTGCTCTGCCACCGCCTCTGCTGCTCTGTTCTTCCTCTTCActgcagagagggagagagagggaggggggccgGAGGGGGCGTAGCTTCTTgcatcaacaatggtggtaaATTCTTTCTTCTCTTCTGCAATTTTTTTGCCCCCTGATTCAAACGGTTCTCTTCTGCAATCCTCCGGTGAAGATTTTTTCATATGAAGATTTTTTTTTCCACATGAAATAGTTCTTTTGCACACCGCATTCAGTTCCCACTGGCTCAAAACACTCGGAAAAGATTCCTCTGTTTCCCCCCTTCCTCGATGTGAGCTGGACCGGTGGCTGTATGCAACAAAGCACCGCCAGCAGGCCACTAGTATGCAACAAAGATGCCTTGTTTGGTAATAGTAGTTttgtggggattagtggggataatactctagagtattggatGAATCTGTGCTGTCATccaatccccacaaaaccccatccccaatctACTAGGTAGGGATAGAGTATTGaggattgaaaaaattacactaaaatttagaaaaaaagtgaggaaatgtgggaattaaactcgctcatactctaACACCAAACATAACATGTATTTACAATAAATGAGGATTTGaagtttggagcggattatcccactaatccccactaaaactctagtaccaaacaaggcctgaTGCAACGCTCAGCAAATAGATACAGAGTAATATGTCGGAGGTAGCTGAACTGAACTGAAACTAGCTGAACCAATTGCTTACATGGCATTGGTGTGCTGATTCTGCCGCATAGCAGTTACCGCACTTCATGTTTCATTGGCTGGTTAGCTCTTCCATCTGTTTCTTATGCTACCTGATCAGTTTACTCGCTGTTCAAGCATCGACTGAACATCTTCTTCATAGGGCACTCTCATGTGTATTTTTTTTATGTGGTTTATTCAGTTTGATGTATGTTTTCAATATGCATTGTGGACCCAGTTGAAGGAGGcagtgctgattttttttttccttttggaaTTTGAACTGAATCTTGCTGTTCTGGTTTCAGTTGTGGGATCTTGTGGTTGTTTTAGTCTTATGGCGCAATTAATTTTCCTGCTGTGTAATTTTCTTCTCTGCAATTTTATTGCTGGTGGTTTGCTTTTAATATCGATAAATGCATGCTTAACTCGTGGCACAGGATAGTGACGATAGTTTTGAGTGGGAAAGTGATGGTGAGGCCGAACCCTCATCAGCCCCGGCCTCGAGGAACATGGATGCTGCTGGTCTGTCAACATTGGTACGTCAGATAGTAACTGACCGAAAATTGTATCTTTCAGCACAAGAGCTAATCATGACTTGTTATTATTATGATCTGAGTGTGATATTTGTTCATCTGCCTGTCTAAAGGATCCTAATGGGCGGGCCAATGGGGAAGCACCACCTAATTCCTTAGTCGAGGGATATGTGGGAATGGGTTTCAAAAGAGAGATGGTCGTGAAGGGCATTGAAGAGATTGGTAACAGTAAAAGTGATGAATTCATTTCATTTTTCATACGTGTTTGCAACTTCTGTTTCAGCCAAGTATTTTGCTTTCAGGTCACAATGATTCAAATGCATTGCTTGAGCTACTTCTCACATATAAGGTACTTGTATATGTGCTTATGTTGTTTTATTTATCCTATAATTCTTTTGCTGCATGGTGGCAaggattgcacataacaattggtCATATGAAATGCAGACACTAGGCGATGAGGCTGCGGGCAATTGCTCTACTTCTGGCCTCATCCCCCGTAGCACTGAAGATGACGAtgattttgattttgaaaactgggatggagatgatgatgctgATGGGAGAGAACCCAACTCCGATGGTTCTGGTCGTGAGGTAGATGATTCATTGTCCTTAATTCATGAACTAAGAAATCTTTGTTCATATATTTATGCTGATGCCTGTGACATCGTTGCCATGCATACCTTCTTTTTAGAACATGAAGCTTTTTTCATATATTTATGCTGATTTAGGCTGAGGCTTTTTTGCAAGCTTCAGTCCATCTCCGCAAGCTAAAGCTTCAGCTGTAAACACATTCTGCACATCCACATATCTCTTCGCCTGAACCCCTTCTGACAAAGCCTTGGTCATCCTGGATCACCACACCCGTCGCCCCATGTTCTTCCAACATAGAGAAAGCAGCATCGGCATTAATCTTCAACCTTTCTTGTACAGGAGGCCTCCAATTGGCCTTTACAGATATTTTATTTCCCCTCTTGCTCTCCAGAGACAGCTGAATGAGATCAAAGGCAGTGTCCCACTCCCATTTACACGCTTTCTTCAGATTCAGGGGCACTTCTCCATGTCAATGCCCACTGCGAGCTGTCCAGATAGACCACATACCACAAAAAAATAGCACTTGCCACACCGGGTTTGCAAAAAGCAGCATCTAATAGATCACTAGCCCAGGAAAGAGGATGAAGCCTTGGCAGTTTAACATTGTAAAGCTCATTAAAAGAAATCCAGAAAAGTCTTTCAAAGATACATTCCATCAAAGCATGAAATGTAGTATCTTCCTTGGCATTACAATCAGTACAAACATTATGTGGTTCCATGATTCTCTTGTGTAGAACATTTGAGAAATATTTGACCTTCAAGACTCTAGCACAGAGAGAGAGAGTTTGGATTGGTAATAGGCCGCCAACCTTGCTTGCCAAGCATTGCAATATTGAACATTTCAACATCTCGAAAACCCATACTACCAGCATATTTAGGTTGATCAATTTCAGACCATTTACGCCAATGCATTTTCCTTTTGTCCTCACCTCCTCCCGAAAAAAAGCAGAGCCATAGCCGATAAGTGGCGCTTGCATGTTGTTTTGGAAAGAGCAGAACAACTCATTGAGTATGTTGGGATTGATTGAGCCACATCTTTATAAAACACCTCTTGCCCTGCCGAACTCGGTTTCATTTCACACCCACCACTAACTAAAGAAAACACCTAGGTATACACCCTCTCAAAGGCCTCTGTAGTGCTTCTTCCCAGGGCACTAGGGAGTCCTAGTTATTTTTCTTCAAGGGCCTCACGATCAATATCGAGGATCTGAAGAAATTCAGTTTTGCGATGCAGGCCTGAGAAATCTCTGATCACATGTAATTGAGTTTTGCGATGGCTGTGAAATCTTTGCCATGCATATACCTTGAACACCCTTTTACGTATCTTTTGATCTCTTTGTTTATTTTGCTCCCATCCTTACATCATTGTAGAACTGCATTGTGAAGTTTGAGCACTTGATGTTGTTTACATAAAATTCTCATCGTGTTAAATATTTTTATCGTGTAAGAGTGCAATATTTTGAGAAGGTTGAATACCATCAATTTACCTCTCACAAAGTAATCAAACAAACTGGAAAAGAGTATAAATGAGTGTATTATTGTCCTGCTTGTTTGTGATTGTGACGAATAAAATGAATATTTCTTTTTAAGCACCACTCACTTTCCCTTCAATTCTTATGCGTTTGGATATAAGTTACAGCTTTTATGCATTTTGAATATCAACCATCAGTTTTGATAATGAAAACAACATTCTAAGACCACATAGTCATGTTTCATCACTGCTATGCATCCagtcatcaataccatcatatgaAGCTACAAATTTGGACATGTACCTTCAGTTTATGCAGAACCTAAAGTGCTTTCTATTGTTAGTGTAGTTAATTGTTTCAAGTGTAAGGTGAGTAGGTGACAAACATTTGTGTTCATGCATACATTTACTCTTGTATTAGTGCCATGCTCAAACAGCACATGAGAATAACTTGTTGTGTTCCTAAATTATGTCATTGATTTAATTCTCGATCAGTCTTGAGTACCGTGCTGTATATTTCGTGATCTCTCCCCATTTTCCTATCACTAGTCACTTAGCATTAAAAAGGAAGTAAGATGTAGCAAGTCCTTTCTAATCTCTGTTTTTGTTTTGCTTTTGCGCAGGAGTTTCTACGAGAGATGTCAGAGAAGGACAACAAGATCAAGTCCTTAGTAGACATGGGTTTTCCTGAAGATGAAGCAAATAGGGCTATTACCATATGTGGTATGCCTCTTTTTTAAGTTGTTACCTCGTGATCATGCTTCCATGGATAAAAACACCTTATATGATATATTTTGGTCAAAACTAATTAGGTGTGGATACTGCTCTTTCTGTATTAGTCGATTCGATCTATGCAGCCCAAGCTGCAGGAAATTGTAGTTATATGAATCCATCTGAATATGAGGTAACTATTGGTTTGACTGTACATTTGAATAACAAAATTATTTCCTCTTTTAACTTGATTTAAAGTCCCTGGAAATTTGTGTATAATTTGGCAGGTTACCGATAGGGGCTTTGATTCCTttggagggagaaagaaagcaAGACTGATGGAAGATGGCAAGAAAAAGATGAAACGTTATGGAGGTGGAGCACAAGGAAGCCGAGCCCCCTTGGAAGGTTACCATGGTGAACGAATGCCTCTCCCACATCCGATGGTTGGATTCAACCTACCTACTGATAGGTTACGGTCAGTGACAAGAAGTCTTCCTAAACAAGCTATTGGGGCACCTTATTTCTACTATGAAAATATGGCTCGAGCTCCAAAAAGTGTATGGATGGAAATTTCCAGATCCTTGTATGACATAGAGCCTGAGTTTGTGGATTCTAAGTATTTCTGTGCAGCTGCTCGGGAAAGAGGCTATATCCATAATTTGCCAATTGAGAAAAGGTCACCTCTCCGTCCTCTCCCTCCAAAGACCATATTTGAGGCCTTTCCTCATTATAAGAAGTGGTGGCCTGCCTGGGACCACAGAGAGCAGCTCAATTGCTTTGAGACCCGTGTGGCAACTCCAAATCAAATAAAACAGATCGAATGTGCTCTTGCAAGAACAAGTAATCCACCACCTGTAACAGTTCAGAGGTATGTAATGGACCAGTGCAGAGAATGGAACCTTGTTTGGGTTGGAAAGAACAAGGTTGCCCCTCTAGAGCAAGATGAGATGGAATAtttacatggttttccaaaaaaccATACGAGGGGGGTTGCCTGTAAAAAGAGGTACATGTGTCTTGGCAATTCTTTCCAAGTTGATACTGTGGGCTACCACTTGTCAGTGTTGAAAGACATGTTTCCCAATGGTATTAATGTCCTGTCCTTATTCACTGGCATTGGAGGAGCAGAGGTAGCCTTGCACAGGCTTGGAATCCACATGAAGACAGTGATATCTATTGAGATAAGTGAAGATAATAGAAGGATTCTAAAGGGTTGGTGGGATCAGACCCAAACTGGCACGCTAATTGAGATTGCTGACGTGAAGTCTCTCACTAATGATAGAGTTGAATCATTTATTAGAAGATTTGGTCGCTTTGACTTAGTGATTGGGGGCCTGGAGGGCGAGCAACCTGCTTTGTTCTACCACTATTCTAGAATCTTGAAAGCCGTCAAGTCGGCTATGGCAAGGATTTAGCCGAAGCTATTACTGGTGATCAGTCAAAAAGATCTTGTTTCTTGGATCAGTTGCTGTCATTATGTGAGGTTTGTTCTGCTCGCTGTGTATAGTTTGTTTTGATCCTAGTGATAGTAGATACCGGTTGATACTTTGTTGGTGTTCTATCCTCTGTGTATGGTTTGTTTTGATCCTAGTGATAGTGGATGTTGGTTGATACTTCTAGGTTTGAGTGATTCAGGTTTTATGATCACGTTAATGTATGCAGTATTCCTCACAATGATCAGGCCCCTTTTCATATTCACATAGCACAGAAATAGGATCCGGTATATGGAAAGTAATGTCTTCTAATTTACTGATTCTGATTTCATTGACCAGTTGAAGCATTTAACTATATACTAAAAATATAAGCATCAGGGCAGTGGGCTTATGGATTTATAGTCCATTTTCTTATTCTAGTTGGAGTAGTATTTGCACAGTGTCGTTTCAGGATGTCTGGTTCTTATGGTTATGGTAGCGCATGCACACTGTGCATTTTTAATCTCTTTTTTTGTCCTAATAATCAATTAGTTGGTCCTGTTCGTTTCCTTGGAGCTCCTCTGATTGtaatacatgcatacatagagaaACTTGCGATCTAATCACCAGTTAGTTTGGTCCTGTTTGCTTCCATTTATTGTTTACTTTTTGCGTATATAATGTTCATTTGAGGTATTCCCTGGTAGCCAGCGTTAACTAAAAGTTCATCCTAGGTTGGACTGGGATGCCTGATGCCCTTGTCAATCCCCATGTCTAGCATTTATATGATATTTCAAAAGTAGAAACTATGTGCATAGTGATTTTATAAGGTCCATTTTTCCTGAGGAAAAAGGAACAGCGGTTCTAACATTTCAAGGGTTTGGCACagcttttctttatttacttcatttGTTTATTCAATATAAGGAAACCAAAGGTGCCTACTGTGTACATTGTTTTTTGGTTTTGTATGTGTACTATGGCCAATCTTGACGGTGGTGTCTGGTTGTTTAATGAGGACCCTAACTAAGATGGTACCTGGTTGTTAGAATATTGTAGCAATGTACCTGTCTGGGCAGTACATCCTCCTTGGTGCTTATACTATTCAGTTTGTGAGTGTTTATTTGATCAAACTCAGTAGAAAATTGTATTTTTCATGTCATATCCCACTACCATTTTCTACCTTAGCTAATTGTCTAGAACATGCTTTTCCAGCCCCAGAGGACATCAGTTTGGAAAGAAGTTTCTTCCTGTTTCATGTCACTTCTTGGATATCTGGGTGCAAACCAACTACTGCTTGGAGCAACAATTACCACTGTAAACAGAAAGCTTCAGGACACATGGTATTCATGTAGGCAGCATATGATGGTGTAATAAAAAGCTAGATGCATTTTATATATTTCTTTTGACATTGACATCAGGCTTGTTTTTCTGAGTTCCTATGGCTGATCATATATCCTTGATGTGTAGGACTGTTCTTCTGTGATTCTGACAAGTCGTCTTTGCACTTTTTGGACTATAAGGTTGATAACTTGTTCCTTTGTACTTCCAGTGAAAGAGGATGACCAAGTAGATAGACTAGTTAATACGATAGCTACTGGTAGTGTGGATCATTCCTGGATACCATATTTTGGATAAATCCTGGACTATTATTGCCTTTTtccacactacttgataatatacTGAAGATCCTGTTTGACATGTTCCAGGAATTTTAGCTATACATTTTCCCATTGTCTATCTGTAACTTGACAGCATGCATTTCATTGGCAAAAGGAAGCCTTAGCTTGCGTTTCAGGAACACTTGATTCCGTCTGGCTATCTAGCCAAAAAGAAACGCCATCTGTGTGCTGATATAGAACAATGCATCTGTTCTTACAGCTTTGCTTGGCGTTGTTCTGTTCTTGTGGCCTAACAGGTTACATGTCCAGTCAAACACTGATTTCCTTTTCAACACTTTAGAGAGACGAGCCACCGTAGATTACCATCTTAGTTCACAAAAAAAGCATCTTGTTGTGTCCTGATTCTGCAACAAATGGGGAGATGAGCTAAATTTCTGAGCTACCTTGTTTGTCAGTACTAGTTGTTCCTTTCTCTGCAGTCCTGGTAAAATCACATAATTTTTGACAAAGAATTGGAGCATTGCATCTCCTGGTCGTAACAGCTTTGGCAATTTGCATGGGGAGCAGTGATATCCTCTGTATTCTGGGATAACCGATAACAGCAACTGAATATTCGGTTTTTTTTGTCGTCAAATTAGCTCTGAGATTGTATTTGGTTATTTGCATCGCACAATGTAGAGGCCTGGAGGATGATCTTTCCATTATCTGGGAAAAAACTCCGAGATTATGAATTCCGATGTCTATGTTCTGAAGAAAGTTGCTGCCACTGAAACATGATATTTTTCTGTGATTTTGACAAGTTGTCTTTGCACTTTTTGGAGCATAAGGTTGACCACTTATTCCTCTGTACTTCCAGTGAAAATCGAGGAGGATAATGTAGTAGATTGGGTAGTTAACTTAATAGGGTAGATAATGGTAGCATTTAGGAACAGACACCATGTTTTGGACCATTCCTGGAATATTGGTGCCTTTTTCTCCACTGGAGTGGGATGCCTTGAACACAAGTCCTCTTTGACATATCACTACCACAATCTGAGATATGTATCTATCTGCTTATCCACAATCCTCACTACGGCACACCATACAGATAATGTATCTCCCATTTCTCACAAGATAGTAGACACAATGCTATATGTTTGGGAGCACATACTATGTTGTGGTCTTACAGGAACATTCTGCCTCTGTCAAAGAACTTGTCTGTGACTTGAGAATTTGTACTTCGTTGGTAAAAGGAAGCCTTTTCTTGTGTTTCACGATTGCTTGATTCCTATCTGCTATCTGACCAATAAGAAACACCATTTTTGTGCTGATTTAGGGCAATGCATTGTTCTTCAATTCTCTTGTTGCCTAACATGTTGAGTCAAGCACTGTTTTCCTTTTCAACGCTTTAGGTCGCTATAGATAGTAATCTTAGTTCACACAAAAGAATAGGCATCCTGTGTGTGTCTTGGTTCTTGACCCAATGAGGAGGTGAGCTGAGTTTCTGGGTTACCTGTTTTTGTCATTACTGGCTTGTTCCTTGCCTGATGTCCAGGTGAAGTCACATAGTTCTGCACAAAGAACTGGCAGATTGCATCTCCTGAGAGTAACAGCTTTGGAAATTTGTAGGACACCAAATTTCAGTGACAAGCAAAGTTCAGTTAGTTGAATTTAATCCAGTACCTGATGACAGTAACTTAATAGTATGGTACTTCCCTTTTTTCTCTTCATCGGGAAAATTAGCTCTGAGATCGTGTTTGGTTGTATGCATCGCACAATGTAGAGCCTGAGGGGATAATCTTTCAATTATATCAAGGGAAAAAAACTGCGTGTGGCGTCTATGTTTTGCAAGAGAAACCTGCACTGCTGTTCTGAAGAAAATTGCTACCGGTGACAGTAAGCTGcaaattagagcatctccagccgcgtcccccaaatcgcgccggattgagcgtttgggggacgtgttttgttcgtaccgcctttgggggacgtcgctccccagccgcgtcccccaaacgccgcccccaaacatttaaattacttttttttaacacagaaccatttatcaaatatagcatatgaataaaaatgtttgcgaga encodes:
- the LOC127298795 gene encoding DNA (cytosine-5)-methyltransferase DRM2 isoform X2; amino-acid sequence: MDSDDSFEWESDGEAEPSSAPASRNMDAAGLSTLDPNGRANGEAPPNSLVEGYVGMGFKREMVVKGIEEIGHNDSNALLELLLTYKTLGDEAAGNCSTSGLIPRSTEDDDDFDFENWDGDDDADGREPNSDGSGREEFLREMSEKDNKIKSLVDMGFPEDEANRAITICGVDTALSVLVDSIYAAQAAGNCSYMNPSEYEVTDRGFDSFGGRKKARLMEDGKKKMKRYGGGAQGSRAPLEGYHGERMPLPHPMVGFNLPTDRLRSVTRSLPKQAIGAPYFYYENMARAPKSVWMEISRSLYDIEPEFVDSKYFCAAARERGYIHNLPIEKRSPLRPLPPKTIFEAFPHYKKWWPAWDHREQLNCFETRVATPNQIKQIECALARTSNPPPVTVQRYVMDQCREWNLVWVGKNKVAPLEQDEMEYLHGFPKNHTRGVACKKRYMCLGNSFQVDTVGYHLSVLKDMFPNGINVLSLFTGIGGAEVALHRLGIHMKTVISIEISEDNRRILKGWWDQTQTGTLIEIADVKSLTNDRVESFIRRFGRFDLVIGGLEGEQPALFYHYSRILKAVKSAMARI
- the LOC127298795 gene encoding DNA (cytosine-5)-methyltransferase DRM2 isoform X1, which codes for MVDSDDSFEWESDGEAEPSSAPASRNMDAAGLSTLDPNGRANGEAPPNSLVEGYVGMGFKREMVVKGIEEIGHNDSNALLELLLTYKTLGDEAAGNCSTSGLIPRSTEDDDDFDFENWDGDDDADGREPNSDGSGREEFLREMSEKDNKIKSLVDMGFPEDEANRAITICGVDTALSVLVDSIYAAQAAGNCSYMNPSEYEVTDRGFDSFGGRKKARLMEDGKKKMKRYGGGAQGSRAPLEGYHGERMPLPHPMVGFNLPTDRLRSVTRSLPKQAIGAPYFYYENMARAPKSVWMEISRSLYDIEPEFVDSKYFCAAARERGYIHNLPIEKRSPLRPLPPKTIFEAFPHYKKWWPAWDHREQLNCFETRVATPNQIKQIECALARTSNPPPVTVQRYVMDQCREWNLVWVGKNKVAPLEQDEMEYLHGFPKNHTRGVACKKRYMCLGNSFQVDTVGYHLSVLKDMFPNGINVLSLFTGIGGAEVALHRLGIHMKTVISIEISEDNRRILKGWWDQTQTGTLIEIADVKSLTNDRVESFIRRFGRFDLVIGGLEGEQPALFYHYSRILKAVKSAMARI